The Deinococcus sp. KNUC1210 nucleotide sequence GCCTCTCCAAGCTGGACAGTCCCGCACCACTCCACCGAATCCACGTAGATGGTCTTGTTGACCGGATCAATCGACGGGCCGTTCCATTCCGCGCCACCGATGGTGCCCGGGCAGGCGTGGTGTGGGGTGGTCGAGGCCGGAATATCGGCGTTCTCGTGGCTGGAAATCTCGGCCTTCTGAATCAGTTTGTGCGTTGCGCGGTCATAGATGTACAGCCAGCCGCCCTTGGTCGCCACGGCCATGAACTTCTGGCCGTTCTGATCGTACAGAATCGGGGCCGCCGCCGTATCCCAGTCGTGGGTGTCGTGCGCGACCTGCTGCGTGTACCAGTTCAGTTTGCCGGTGTTCGCGTCGAGCGCCACCACGGAATCGGTGTAAAGGTTGTCGCCGGGCCGCTGCACGCCGTTGTAATCGGGTGCGGGGTTGCCCACCGAGGTGTAGATCATCTTGGAAACCGGATCGACGGTCAGCGTCGTCCAGACCGAGCCGCCGCCGTGCTGTGAGCCTTTCTTCCAGGTGGAAGACCCCGGCTGGTTCCCGGTGGGAATCAGGTCGAAGCTCCACAGCGGCTTGCCGGTTTTGGCGTCGAATGCCCGCACGTGGCCGTTGGCGCCCCAGTCGGCTCCTGCTTCGCCCATATACACCTTGCCGCCGTAGACCACCGGGGCCGCCGAGAGGAAGTAGCCCTTGCCGCTGTCGGCCACCCAGGTATCCCACAGGGTTTTCCCGGTCTTGGCGTCCAGCGCGATCAGGTGGCCGTCGCCGGTTCCCCGGAACAGCATGCCCGCGTACAGCGCCACGCCACGGTTGTTGGGGAAGGGTTCCGCGCCCGTGGGCGTGTAGCTGGCGCTCCATTTCGTCTGGCAGGTCGTGGCGTTCAGGGCGTAGGTATTGCGCGGCGTGGTCACATAGATGGTGCCCTGATAGATGACCGGCGAGGTCTGGAAGGGGCCGGTTTCTCCGAGCTGCGCGATACACAGCGGTTGCAGCTTGCCCGCGTTGTCGGCGGTGATGTCCTTCAGGGTCGAGTAACGCTGGCCCTGATAGTCACGGTTGTACATCACCCAGTCGTTGGCCGAGGGGTTGGCGAGTTCGTCGGCGGTTGGGCCAGTCATGGCGGGCGTGCCGCTGTAGGGCTTGACCACTTTCGGCAGATTGGTGGCCGCTGGCCCCTTGTCGGCAGGCGCACTGCTGGCCGTTCCACCGGGGGCCTTGAGCGCGACCTTCAGCCCTGCGGCATTCAGCGGCTTGCTGGTGGGCGAGTAGCCGTTCTTCGACAGGATGTAGGAGGTGATCGCCAGATACTGATCGGGCTTCAGGCTGCCGGGCGCGTTCAGCGGCATCTGCTTGGAAATGACCTGATACAGGTTGTCGAGGGGTTGACCATTGGCCCATTTCTTCAGGAATCCAGGTCCCATCAGCGTCGGTCCTGCGCCGCCCTGGAGGTTCGCGCCGTGGCACCCCGCGCAGTTCTGGGTGTAGTCGCTCTGGCCCTTGAGCGCCTGCGCCGACGTGAAATCCGGGCCGGAAGACGCCGGGGTGGTGGCCGACGGCGCAGCAAACGCGACAGCCGCCACGAGTCCAGTGATGAGCGTGCCACTAAGAAGCTTCGTATTGCTGAGGAACTTTGAAGGCCGAGCAGGTGTTTCGGGCATACGCGACTCCTGACAGTGTGGTGTAGAGCGGGTGTGGACTGAAACGGACAGTTCTGTTTATATGCTTCCCAGCGGGGATTTGCCCATCCGAAGAAGCTTCATGAAGCGAGCCTCAACGTCTATGGGCTTTCAGATGGGAAACCTGTCTGCGCCTCTTACATTACAAAACCTGACAGGAAAGCCGCAGGGTCATTCAAAGGCAGGTGCACGGCGGTTCTGTCTACCCCCGATCTGATAGACCGTGGCCCGTTGCTTTGTGTGTCGGCGGCGAACAGTCAACAGGCAGGAGTTCACTGAAGAGTTCCCGGCTGTCTGGAAATTCGTATCATCTTAAGGAGTCAACTGCCCTACCTATCACAGAGCGGTCATCAAATGCAGCAACCGACCAATGAAACAGGCTCCGCTTCATGCTCATCTGCGGAACCCGTCTCGTTGGTCGGTGTGTTGTCAGCAACGCTCTTCGGAGCGTGCAGCGAGGGTCAGCGCAGGGCGTACCACTGGGCTGTCAGAGGATCGAGGGCGCCGGTGATGCTGCCGGTCTTGAGCTTCATGGTGGCGGGGCGTCCGCTGAAGACGGGGGCCAGCGTGGACGTGCTGCCGGGCAGGCTCAGCGTCAGGCTGTGGCGGTCGGTATCGCTGAGGTTCAGCACCTGGAGGTAGCGCAGGTTTCCGAGCGTCCAGATGGTTGCTTTGACGTTTCCGTTGGTGGTCGGCACTTCCTGTCTCTGGCCGTTCATCAGCAGCGGAGCCAGCAGCTTGACCTCTCCGGTGATCTTTTTCAGTTCGGTTCTCAGCTGCGGCTGGGTGTTCATATCGTTGGTGCTGTCGAGGTAGGTGTAGTACAGGATGCCCTTGACGCCCGCGCCCAGCGCCTGATTGGTCATGCTGTAGAGTTCACGCGTCGTCGGATAACGTCCGTCGGGCCAGCGGAAGCTCTGGAGATTGGCGATGGGGAGCGTGCCGTTCACCTTGGATTCGGTCACCAGCTGCTTCATCACCGGGTACACCACGCTCACCGGGTCGCCACCATCGTCCACGGGATATGACTGGTTGCCGATGGCGTCCGATTTGCCAAAGTACGCGGCGTGGCTGTTCGAAAAGCTGATCGCCATACTGGCATACGTGAGGTGATCGGGGTCAAGGGACTTCACATGCTGGTTGCGTGACTTGAGCATGTCTGGCGTGACCAGGCGGTTGCAGTCATCGGCAATCATCCAGCCGAGGACCGCTGGATCGCTCTTGAGGGTCTGGATCGACACGTCGTTGTAATCTTCCACCATCAGCTTCATACCCCGGGCGCGCGCGCTTGCCAGCAGTGTCTGGTAGCCTTTCAGGTCGTCCAGCGGGTCGAACATCGTGGCGTTCATGACATTGAAGCCCAGATCGGCGATGGCATTCATGTCGTGCATACGCCGCGCAGCATTGCCAGCCCACGACACGTGGTAAAACCCCATCGGGAAGAATGCCTGGTTGCCTACCAGCAGCGTTCCGTCGGGTCTGACATTGGTGACGCTGCTGCTGGGAGCGGGCGTGATGGCGAGGTCCTGCAGCGCCGCCTGACTGGCAGAGGTATCGGTGCTGGCAGGAGTTTCGACATCGCTCTGATCGGGGGCCGCGCCACTCGTGGCAGCACTGCTGTCGATCGGCAGGGAGGGTTGGTTCTGAGAGCAGGCGCCCAGCAGCAGCGTGAGCATGCACAGCAGCATCGCAGGTTTCGACATGGGGTCTTCCTTCGGTGGCCCGGCTGACTTGTCTTGCCTGACAAGTTCCGTGGCTTTGCGTCGCCTCCTCACGGAGGGTTTGCCTTTATCGGGGAGCGGAAAGGGAGTGGTCTGCGGTCAGTGCTGAGGAGAACGTACCTAACACTTCTGCAGAGCTTAATAAAGCAGACATTACAAGTTTCTCACCAGCGGCAAGATGAAGATCAGTTGTCCTCATAATCTCGACTGTAAGAACATATGGAACGGCCATGTTCCCGTGCTGACGGATTATTTTCGTAGTGAGCGAGACTACCGGAGTACACTGGTGATGTGCGAGGTGTGCGTCGGAATATCGTGTTGGGCGTATGTCTCTTGGGCGTCTTGGGTGGTGCTTATCTGTACCGCGACCATCAGCAGGTGCAGCAACTGGGCGTCAAGGTTTATAAGGAGTTTGACCACGACGGCCTTCCTGTACCGGCAGGCGTGCTGGACGATCCGGTGTTCGCGCATCTGCCCCCGCCGACCGGACCTGTGTCGTTCGGACGCTACAAACCCCCCAAAACCACGCAAGCGCCAGCTCAGGTCCCGCAGGGTCAGACATCACAGCCGCAGACGCTCCCAACGCAGTCGCTACCGTCTGCCATCCCCCCTGTGGTCTCCAGCGCTGTTGCTGTTCAGCCCTCTCCCGTCCAGCCGGGCGGCAGCGCTTCATCCAACCCTGTTCCCAGCCCCACCGGCAGCGTTCCCGCGCAGAAGCCCGCCGCCCAGCAGCCTCCGGCAGTCCTCAGCTTCACCCAGCGCCTGTCCACGCTTCAGCCGCTGCATCTGCTGCTGATCGGCACCGATCAGGAAGAACTCGACCGGGGGCGAGCAGACGTGCTGATGGTCGTGACGGTCGATGCCAAGCGCCGCCAGTTGCTGCTGCTGAGCATTCCCCGTGACACCCGGATCACGCTGCCGGGGCGGGGCGAGGTCAAGATCAACGCTGCCTACGCCTACGGAGGGGCCGGACTCCAGACGGCGGCTGTCGAGCGTTTTCTGGGGATTCCGATGGATAAGATCGTCGAGGTCAGCCTCGCGGGCTTTCGGCAGGCTATCGACGCGGTGGGCGGGGTGCAGGTCGATCCGTCGATGGCCTTTTCGCTCGACGGCCAGACCTTTCAGCCGGGAACCGTCAAACTCAGCGGCGTGGAGGCGCTCGCCTACAGCCGGATGCGCCATGACGACCCTCAGGGCGATCTGGGACGCAATACGCGCCAGCAGGAAGTGATCCGCTCGCTGATTGCGGCTCTGGGAAAGCTGCCCGGCAGCGACTTCCTCAAGGTGCTCAACACCCTTCAGGGCACGCTGAGAACGAACTTCTCGCCTTCCGAGGTGGTGCGCCTGCGAACCGACCGCCCGTATATCCTCGATACCCAGGTGCGCGTCAACGTCGCTGGTTCCAATCAGCGCATCGGTGGCATCTGGTATTACATCGTCAGCGACAAGGAACGTCAGCGCCTGCACCTGCTTCTGCGCTGAGCCTGCGGCCTTCATGAACAGCCGTGTGCGGGCTGCATCTCATGTGTGTCAGGTATGGTTCGGGCGTGATTCCCCGTGCCCTCTGGAGCGGATTGAGTGCGCTCCTGCTCACGTCCTGTTTTCTGTACCCAGCGCCCCTGTCTCAGGACGACGGCCCACAGCCCGGTGTCGAATCGGTCGTCACTCACCGTCAGGACGGCACGCTGCTGATCAACAATCATCCCTATTTCCCGTTCGGCTTCTACCATATTTCCTGGGCGGCCAGCGGAACGCAGCTGCAGCGTCAGCAGGATGTGGTGAAGCTCGGGGCAGCGGGATTCAATCTGCTGGTGACAGAGCCTGTGAGTGACCAGGACGTTGCTCAGTACCGGCAATTTCTGGACACAGCCATGAACAGCGGCGTCTACGTCGTGACGTATGGCCTTCCCGCTGCTGTGGTCTCGCAGGTGGTGCACGAGCCGTCGGTCATCGGCTTCAAGATCGCAGACGACGGCAACGCACTGTTCACCCCCGCCCAGATCAAGGCCCGCAACGTCAGCAGCAAGAAAATCGCGCCCGACAAACTCACCTATATCAGTCTCTCGGTCGGGTACGGGCGGCCTGAAAGTCAGTATTTCGGCGTCTCTGACGTGGTCGGCAATCAGAGCTATCCGGTGGGCGACGACAATATCAACGTGGTGTACAACGTCATGCGTTCGACCGTCACCACGGCACTGGCCCACAACACCGTGCCGATTGCCAACCTGCAGACCTTCGCGTGGCATCCGGGCCAGCCGCTGCCGAGCTCTCAGGAACTCGACAACATGACCTATCAGGCGCTGATGGCCGGGGTCAAGGGTGTGGT carries:
- a CDS encoding PQQ-binding-like beta-propeller repeat protein translates to MPETPARPSKFLSNTKLLSGTLITGLVAAVAFAAPSATTPASSGPDFTSAQALKGQSDYTQNCAGCHGANLQGGAGPTLMGPGFLKKWANGQPLDNLYQVISKQMPLNAPGSLKPDQYLAITSYILSKNGYSPTSKPLNAAGLKVALKAPGGTASSAPADKGPAATNLPKVVKPYSGTPAMTGPTADELANPSANDWVMYNRDYQGQRYSTLKDITADNAGKLQPLCIAQLGETGPFQTSPVIYQGTIYVTTPRNTYALNATTCQTKWSASYTPTGAEPFPNNRGVALYAGMLFRGTGDGHLIALDAKTGKTLWDTWVADSGKGYFLSAAPVVYGGKVYMGEAGADWGANGHVRAFDAKTGKPLWSFDLIPTGNQPGSSTWKKGSQHGGGSVWTTLTVDPVSKMIYTSVGNPAPDYNGVQRPGDNLYTDSVVALDANTGKLNWYTQQVAHDTHDWDTAAAPILYDQNGQKFMAVATKGGWLYIYDRATHKLIQKAEISSHENADIPASTTPHHACPGTIGGAEWNGPSIDPVNKTIYVDSVEWCGTVQLGEARYIEGGGYFGGTFSQDPLSKASGWLRAFEAGTGKQLWATRMPTPMVAGVTPTAGGVVLTGDQNGNFLVVNAKDGKTVYKFNTGGAVGGGVSTYAVNGKQYVAVASGNASRGIWKTTGAATIVVFGMKE
- a CDS encoding LCP family protein: MRGVRRNIVLGVCLLGVLGGAYLYRDHQQVQQLGVKVYKEFDHDGLPVPAGVLDDPVFAHLPPPTGPVSFGRYKPPKTTQAPAQVPQGQTSQPQTLPTQSLPSAIPPVVSSAVAVQPSPVQPGGSASSNPVPSPTGSVPAQKPAAQQPPAVLSFTQRLSTLQPLHLLLIGTDQEELDRGRADVLMVVTVDAKRRQLLLLSIPRDTRITLPGRGEVKINAAYAYGGAGLQTAAVERFLGIPMDKIVEVSLAGFRQAIDAVGGVQVDPSMAFSLDGQTFQPGTVKLSGVEALAYSRMRHDDPQGDLGRNTRQQEVIRSLIAALGKLPGSDFLKVLNTLQGTLRTNFSPSEVVRLRTDRPYILDTQVRVNVAGSNQRIGGIWYYIVSDKERQRLHLLLR